Proteins co-encoded in one Clarias gariepinus isolate MV-2021 ecotype Netherlands chromosome 13, CGAR_prim_01v2, whole genome shotgun sequence genomic window:
- the ctsba gene encoding cathepsin B has product MKCLSLLFLACALAVCWARPHLRPLSPEMVDYINKANSTWTAGHNFGKVDYSYVKQLCGTWLKGPKLPVMVQYAGTVKLPKNFDPREQWPNCPTLKEIRDQGSCGSCWAFGAAEAISDRICIHSQGKVSVEISAQDLLTCCSDCGMGCNGGYPSAAWDYWTTQGLVTGGLYDSHIGCRPYTIEPCEHHINGSRPPCTGEGGDTPECDQKCEPGYSLSYQQDKHFGKQSYRIEPDETQIMQELYKNGPVEGAFTVYEDFLLYKSGVYQHVTGSELGGHAIKILGWGEENGTPYWLAANSWNTDWGDNGYFKILRGSDHCGIESEMVAGIPK; this is encoded by the exons ATGAAGTGCCTGTCTTTGCTGTTCCTGGCCTGTGCACTGGCCGTGTGCTGGGCTCGTCCACATCTACGTCCGCTCTCTCCTGAGATGGTCGACTACATCAACAAGGCTAACAGTACATGGACA GCTGGACATAATTTTGGGAAGGTGGATTACAGCTATGTGAAGCAGTTGTGTGGAACGTGGCTGAAGGGACCCAAACTCCCCGTCAT GGTTCAGTACGCTGGAACAGTCAAGCTTCCTAAGAATTTCGATCCTAGAGAGCAGTGGCCCAACTGCCCAACTCTAAAGGAAATCCGAGACCAGGGTTCATGTGGGTCATGCTGG GCGTTTGGAGCAGCTGAAGCAATCTCCGACCGAATCTGCATCCACAGTCAAGGCAAAGTGAGCGTGGAGATCTCTGCCCAGGACCTGCTGACCTGCTGCTCTGATTGTGGGATGGG ATGTAACGGTGGATACCCGTCTGCTGCTTGGGATTACTGGACTACTCAGGGTCTGGTGACGGGTGGACTCTATGACTCTCATATCG GATGTCGTCCGTACACTATTGAACCCTGTGAGCATCACATCAACGGCTCTCGCCCTCCGTGCACCGGTGAGGGCGGAGACACGCCAGAATGTGACCAGAAATGTGAACCCGGCTACAGTCTCTCATACCAGCAGGACAAGCACTTCG GAAAACAATCCTATAGAATTGAACCTGATGAGACTCAGATAATGCAAGAGCTCTACAAGAATGGTCCAGTGGAGGGCGCTTTCACTGTGTATGAGGACTTTCTTCTGTACAAGTCTG GTGTTTATCAGCACGTCACTGGCTCTGAATTAGGAGGTCACGCCATCAAGATCCTGGGCTGGGGAGAGGAAAACGGCACCCCCTACTGGCTGGCTGCTAACTCATGGAACACCGATTGGGGCGATAATG gTTATTTCAAGATCCTGAGAGGTTCAGATCACTGTGGAATCGAGTCGGAGATGGTAGCTGGGATCCCCAAGTAA